A genomic region of Bradyrhizobium sp. ORS 278 contains the following coding sequences:
- the blaOXA gene encoding OXA-1091 family oxacillin-hydrolyzing class D beta-lactamase — MPIMSRRHVLGLIAGAGLLPARTLAHVAPPRNEIRPSLAQRFTDVGTKGTFLAYKVEEYLIIASDTERSGEARLPASTFKIANSLIALDTGVVEDPDKDVFKWDGVIRPIEAWNKDHTLRSAIAVSAVPVYQEIARRIGPERMQKYLEELDYGNHDIGGGIDQFWLTGSLRIDPVEQVDFIDRLRRGALPVSKRSQDLTRDIIPVTKGGDAVIHAKSGLLGKEQGSLGWMVGWVDKGDQPTVFAMNMDCPEPRHVEARMTLTQACLKDIGAI, encoded by the coding sequence ATGCCGATAATGAGCCGCCGTCACGTGCTTGGCCTGATCGCCGGGGCAGGCCTGTTGCCCGCGCGCACGCTGGCGCATGTCGCGCCGCCGCGAAACGAGATCCGCCCCTCGCTCGCGCAGCGCTTCACCGATGTGGGGACCAAGGGCACGTTCCTCGCCTACAAGGTCGAGGAATATCTCATCATCGCCAGCGACACTGAGCGCTCGGGCGAGGCGAGGCTGCCGGCCTCGACCTTCAAGATCGCCAACTCGTTGATCGCGCTGGACACCGGCGTCGTCGAGGATCCCGACAAGGATGTGTTCAAGTGGGACGGCGTCATCAGACCGATCGAGGCCTGGAACAAGGATCACACCCTGCGCAGCGCGATCGCCGTCTCTGCCGTGCCGGTCTATCAGGAGATCGCGCGCCGGATCGGGCCCGAGCGGATGCAGAAATATCTCGAGGAGCTCGACTACGGCAATCACGACATTGGCGGCGGCATCGATCAGTTCTGGCTGACTGGGAGCTTGCGCATCGATCCGGTCGAGCAGGTCGATTTCATCGACCGCCTCCGGCGCGGCGCGCTGCCGGTCTCCAAGCGCAGCCAGGACCTGACGCGCGACATCATCCCGGTGACCAAGGGCGGCGACGCCGTCATTCACGCGAAGTCGGGCTTGCTGGGAAAAGAGCAGGGCTCGCTCGGCTGGATGGTGGGCTGGGTCGACAAGGGCGACCAGCCGACCGTGTTCGCGATGAACATGGACTGCCCCGAGCCGCGCCACGTCGAGGCCCGGATGACGCTGACGCAGGCGTGCCTCAAGGACATCGGCGCAATTTAG
- a CDS encoding EscU/YscU/HrcU family type III secretion system export apparatus switch protein — translation MSIDVKAASKTQLAVALHYEKGQGGAPRVVAKGKGTIGAKIIEVARAHDIPIEENEVLAGALSNVELGDEIPEELYKAVAEVLVFVLNLSRPVR, via the coding sequence ATGAGCATCGACGTGAAGGCCGCCAGCAAGACGCAGCTCGCCGTCGCCTTGCATTACGAGAAGGGCCAGGGCGGCGCGCCGCGCGTCGTCGCCAAGGGCAAGGGCACGATCGGCGCCAAGATCATCGAGGTCGCGCGCGCGCACGACATCCCGATCGAGGAGAACGAGGTGCTGGCCGGCGCGCTCTCCAATGTCGAGCTCGGCGACGAGATCCCGGAGGAGCTCTACAAGGCGGTCGCCGAGGTGCTGGTGTTCGTGCTCAATCTGTCGCGGCCGGTGCGCTAG
- a CDS encoding flagellar hook-length control protein FliK, translated as MVQSVTPSPSVSAVRSVGTAASGAAANATSGPTLQAGALLSARVQQVLAENLVQVAIGNLSLELATELPLQAGQSVQVAVSQTAQGLQLAIVGQGTASGTGGTPTPAATVVDVTGRLAPTLPPPADPLTGLERLAVSIASEEAATRQGSQGQLFADLQAVADSPSLPPALRAAVAQVLAQQTTLSPALTADDLQSAVHSSGLFMESSLAKGSTASAPSDLKAALIVLRQMLATVLQTVDPGTTAATQPSPGASYASVLSEAGRAAAAQQNAAPSLVPDIEIELPPQPWATGAGRPDAAAGSFTSTALIETLTQAKAQSLTPGAVLAVLQEAQQQIPRAAGLIPGRTVNGRGDVVVRTNTPPPPFRGGAPVPQHIATPTLGPNTPLPAIAHRLLDETDQALSRQTLLQVASLPDRPDASSARNDPTLPRWNFEIPFATPQGTAMAQFEITRDGGTQAPDAAKRVWRARFSLDVEPAGPVHALISFNAERTSVRMWAERPATAARLRAGLSELSQALSRAELSPGDLVVQDGAPPAVLPPKAGHFLDRAL; from the coding sequence ATGGTCCAGAGTGTCACCCCGTCGCCGTCCGTCAGCGCCGTTCGCAGCGTGGGAACCGCAGCGTCGGGCGCCGCGGCGAACGCGACATCGGGCCCGACTCTGCAGGCTGGTGCGCTGCTCAGCGCCAGGGTGCAGCAGGTGCTCGCCGAAAATCTGGTTCAGGTCGCGATCGGAAACCTGTCGCTCGAGCTCGCCACCGAGCTGCCGCTGCAGGCCGGGCAGTCCGTGCAGGTCGCGGTGTCGCAGACCGCGCAGGGGCTGCAGCTCGCGATCGTCGGGCAGGGCACAGCCTCCGGCACGGGCGGCACGCCGACGCCGGCCGCCACCGTCGTCGACGTCACCGGACGTCTCGCGCCGACGCTGCCTCCGCCGGCCGATCCTCTGACAGGGTTGGAGCGGCTGGCCGTGTCGATCGCCAGCGAGGAGGCCGCCACGCGCCAGGGCAGCCAGGGCCAGCTGTTTGCGGATCTGCAGGCGGTCGCCGACTCGCCAAGCCTGCCGCCCGCGCTGCGCGCCGCCGTCGCCCAGGTGCTGGCGCAGCAGACGACATTGTCACCGGCGCTCACCGCCGACGATCTGCAAAGCGCGGTGCACAGCTCCGGCCTGTTCATGGAATCATCGCTCGCCAAGGGCAGCACCGCATCGGCGCCCTCGGATCTGAAAGCGGCGCTGATCGTGCTGCGCCAGATGCTCGCGACGGTATTGCAGACCGTCGATCCCGGCACCACCGCGGCGACGCAGCCGTCGCCCGGCGCCTCCTATGCGTCGGTGCTCTCGGAAGCCGGCCGTGCCGCCGCCGCGCAGCAGAATGCTGCGCCATCGCTGGTGCCGGACATCGAGATCGAGCTGCCGCCGCAACCCTGGGCCACCGGCGCGGGCCGGCCCGATGCCGCAGCTGGCAGCTTCACGAGCACGGCATTGATCGAGACCCTCACCCAGGCCAAGGCGCAATCGCTCACCCCGGGCGCGGTGCTGGCCGTGCTGCAGGAGGCGCAGCAGCAGATTCCCCGCGCCGCCGGCCTGATCCCCGGACGCACCGTCAATGGCCGCGGCGACGTGGTCGTGCGCACCAACACGCCGCCGCCACCGTTCCGGGGCGGTGCTCCGGTGCCCCAACACATCGCGACGCCGACGCTCGGTCCGAATACACCGCTGCCGGCGATTGCGCATCGCCTGCTCGACGAGACCGATCAGGCGTTGTCGCGCCAGACCCTGTTGCAGGTCGCCTCTCTGCCCGATCGTCCCGACGCCTCCAGCGCGCGCAATGATCCGACGCTGCCGCGCTGGAATTTCGAGATTCCCTTCGCCACCCCGCAGGGTACCGCGATGGCGCAGTTCGAGATTACGCGCGACGGCGGCACGCAGGCGCCCGACGCGGCCAAGCGCGTCTGGCGCGCGCGCTTCTCGCTCGACGTCGAGCCCGCTGGCCCCGTGCATGCGCTGATCTCGTTCAACGCCGAGCGCACCTCGGTGCGGATGTGGGCCGAGCGCCCCGCGACCGCGGCGCGGCTGCGCGCCGGCCTGTCCGAACTCAGCCAGGCGCTGAGCCGGGCCGAGCTCTCGCCCGGCGATCTCGTCGTGCAGGACGGTGCACCGCCGGCCGTGCTGCCGCCCAAGGCCGGCCATTTCCTGGATCGCGCGTTATGA
- a CDS encoding ATP12 family chaperone protein produces MRELFDEVVGQGKPDPQEAARQAMRAPQRKRFYKEAGTAEAEGGHYVTLDGRPIRTPSGRVVVVPVRELAEAVAAEWGAQGETIDPASMPLTRFANSVVQSVVDRVEDVRADMARYLQSDLLFYRAGHPEGLVEREAAHWDPVLDWARDSLGAHFILSEGIMHVTQPDAAVRAAREVLPTGPWAVAAAHVVTTVTGSALLALALTHGVRDADQVWAAANVDEDWNIEQWGADEEAVHRRAAKQVDYQAAVRILRAVEAAI; encoded by the coding sequence ATGCGAGAGCTGTTTGACGAGGTGGTCGGCCAGGGCAAGCCCGATCCGCAGGAGGCGGCGCGGCAGGCGATGCGCGCGCCGCAGCGCAAGCGCTTCTACAAGGAGGCCGGCACGGCCGAGGCCGAGGGCGGCCATTACGTCACGCTCGATGGAAGGCCGATCCGCACCCCCTCGGGCCGCGTCGTCGTCGTTCCCGTGCGCGAGCTGGCGGAGGCGGTGGCCGCGGAGTGGGGCGCGCAAGGCGAGACCATCGATCCCGCGAGCATGCCGCTGACACGCTTCGCCAACAGCGTCGTGCAGTCGGTGGTCGACCGCGTCGAGGACGTGCGCGCGGACATGGCCAGATACCTCCAGTCCGACCTGCTGTTCTACCGCGCCGGCCATCCCGAGGGGCTGGTGGAACGCGAGGCCGCGCATTGGGATCCGGTGCTGGACTGGGCGCGCGACAGCCTCGGCGCGCATTTCATCCTGTCCGAGGGCATCATGCACGTGACCCAGCCCGATGCCGCCGTGCGTGCGGCGCGCGAAGTGCTGCCGACCGGCCCCTGGGCGGTGGCGGCCGCGCATGTCGTGACCACCGTCACCGGCTCGGCCTTGCTCGCCCTCGCGCTGACCCATGGCGTGCGCGATGCCGACCAGGTCTGGGCGGCCGCGAATGTCGATGAGGACTGGAATATCGAGCAATGGGGCGCCGACGAGGAGGCGGTGCACCGCCGCGCCGCCAAGCAGGTCGACTATCAGGCCGCCGTCCGCATCCTCCGGGCGGTCGAGGCCGCCATCTGA
- a CDS encoding RluA family pseudouridine synthase produces MSRRIKRTQSRSDRPTDRRKSERPKAEAARGASAPAKREMPKRESAKRFESDRPRGRSAGERESAPHSEFGPRNGRAPRPEREDRRETFEPRGKRATGGKPARFGVERPERKPAAPPPKKAEPETPLLPTKVQTVVVTADENNMRVDRFLEARFPGLSFSHIQRIVRKGELRVDGKRADSKDRLEEGQSVRIPPLKLDAPKERAGLSEGERKTLDSLKAMTLYEDDDVLVLNKPAGLAVQGGSGMTRHIDQMLEVMRDAKGQKPRLVHRIDRETSGCLLIAKTRFAATHLTGAFRHRSARKVYWALVAGVPKPKQGRISTYLAKDEGEDDTIMRVAAHGDEGASHAVTYYAVVEASANKLAWVSLKPVTGRTHQLRAHMAHIGHPIVGDPKYFNIENWSLPGGLQNRLHLLARRIVIPHPRGGVIDATAPLPPHMLQSWNLLGLEHDRFDPIENAPEE; encoded by the coding sequence ATGAGCCGCCGTATCAAACGCACCCAGAGCCGATCCGACCGTCCGACCGACCGCCGCAAGAGCGAGCGGCCGAAGGCGGAGGCCGCGCGTGGCGCCAGTGCGCCCGCCAAGCGGGAGATGCCGAAGCGGGAGTCGGCAAAGCGCTTCGAGAGCGATCGCCCGCGCGGGCGATCTGCCGGGGAGCGCGAGTCCGCGCCCCACAGCGAGTTCGGCCCACGCAACGGACGCGCTCCGCGTCCCGAGCGCGAGGACCGGCGCGAGACGTTCGAGCCGCGCGGCAAGCGCGCCACCGGCGGTAAGCCCGCGCGCTTCGGCGTCGAGCGGCCCGAGCGCAAGCCGGCGGCGCCGCCGCCGAAGAAGGCAGAGCCGGAGACGCCGCTGCTGCCGACCAAGGTGCAGACCGTGGTGGTGACGGCCGACGAGAACAACATGCGCGTCGACCGCTTCCTCGAGGCGCGCTTCCCCGGCCTGTCGTTCTCCCACATCCAGCGCATCGTCCGCAAAGGCGAACTGCGCGTCGACGGCAAGCGCGCCGATTCCAAGGATCGCCTGGAGGAGGGCCAGAGCGTACGCATCCCGCCGCTCAAGCTCGATGCGCCAAAGGAGCGCGCCGGCCTCTCCGAAGGCGAGCGCAAGACCCTCGACAGCCTGAAGGCGATGACGCTGTACGAGGACGACGACGTGCTCGTCCTCAACAAGCCCGCCGGGCTCGCGGTGCAGGGCGGCTCCGGCATGACGCGCCACATCGACCAGATGCTGGAGGTGATGCGCGACGCCAAGGGCCAGAAGCCGCGGCTCGTGCATCGGATCGACCGCGAGACCTCCGGCTGTCTGTTGATCGCCAAGACCCGCTTTGCCGCGACGCATCTGACCGGCGCCTTCCGCCATCGCTCGGCCCGCAAGGTCTATTGGGCGCTGGTGGCCGGCGTGCCCAAGCCGAAGCAGGGCCGCATCTCGACCTATCTCGCCAAGGACGAGGGCGAGGACGACACCATCATGCGGGTCGCCGCCCATGGCGACGAGGGCGCGAGCCACGCCGTGACCTATTACGCGGTGGTCGAGGCGTCGGCGAACAAGCTCGCCTGGGTGTCGCTCAAGCCGGTCACGGGGCGCACCCATCAGCTGCGCGCGCACATGGCCCATATCGGCCATCCCATCGTCGGCGATCCCAAATATTTCAACATCGAGAACTGGTCGCTGCCCGGCGGGCTGCAGAACCGGCTGCATCTGCTCGCCCGCCGCATCGTCATCCCGCATCCGCGCGGCGGCGTCATCGACGCCACCGCACCCTTGCCGCCGCACATGCTGCAGTCCTGGAACCTGCTCGGCCTCGAGCACGACCGCTTCGACCCGATCGAGAACGCCCCGGAGGAGTGA
- a CDS encoding alpha/beta hydrolase, whose protein sequence is MSSGESMLIGAVRMTLTRLGLTLLASALTLSAAQAQQSPMPDDIAWKLIEIGRTIDPPKTSAIYAPLQAKEPYAGVKVQRDVRYGAAERNLLDVFLPDTAAAPRPILMFVHGGAFIGGNKRTTPDSPFYDNIMVWAAKSGFVGINITYRLAPKFPWPAGVEDVASAVQWVAAHAAENGGDPARIYLMGHSAGAVHVATYVAHPEFHKVGGGGLAGAIMASGIYDLTASPLGDQEMAYFGIDPSRFKERSSLEGLQASTLPLMIASAELDPPRFVEQFDLLKQAVCKRPTGCARAVMLPQHSHMSEVYSINTADDRLTREIAEFVQAGK, encoded by the coding sequence ATGTCCTCTGGCGAATCGATGCTGATCGGAGCTGTTCGAATGACGCTGACACGACTGGGCCTGACGCTCCTCGCGAGCGCGTTGACGCTGAGCGCCGCGCAGGCGCAGCAGAGCCCGATGCCGGACGACATCGCCTGGAAGCTGATCGAGATCGGCCGGACGATCGACCCGCCGAAGACCTCTGCAATCTACGCGCCCTTGCAAGCCAAGGAACCCTACGCCGGCGTGAAGGTGCAGCGCGATGTCCGATACGGCGCGGCCGAGCGCAACCTGCTCGATGTCTTCCTGCCTGACACGGCGGCCGCGCCGCGTCCGATCCTGATGTTCGTGCATGGCGGCGCGTTCATCGGCGGCAACAAGCGCACCACGCCGGACAGCCCCTTCTACGACAACATCATGGTTTGGGCGGCGAAAAGCGGCTTCGTCGGGATCAACATCACCTATCGCCTGGCGCCGAAATTCCCCTGGCCCGCCGGCGTGGAGGATGTCGCCAGCGCCGTGCAATGGGTGGCGGCGCATGCCGCCGAGAACGGCGGCGATCCCGCGCGCATCTACCTGATGGGGCATTCGGCCGGCGCAGTGCATGTCGCGACTTACGTTGCGCATCCCGAATTCCACAAGGTCGGCGGCGGGGGCCTGGCCGGAGCCATCATGGCATCGGGCATCTACGACCTCACCGCGTCGCCGCTCGGCGACCAGGAGATGGCCTATTTCGGCATTGATCCCTCGCGCTTCAAGGAACGCTCGTCGCTCGAGGGCCTGCAGGCCTCGACCCTGCCGCTGATGATCGCCTCCGCCGAGCTCGACCCGCCGCGCTTCGTCGAGCAGTTCGACCTGCTGAAGCAGGCCGTCTGCAAACGGCCAACGGGCTGTGCCCGCGCGGTCATGCTGCCGCAGCACAGCCACATGTCGGAGGTGTATTCGATCAACACCGCTGACGACCGGCTGACGCGCGAGATCGCCGAGTTTGTGCAGGCGGGGAAGTAG
- a CDS encoding replication-associated recombination protein A, with amino-acid sequence MSPKRPQQGGPSLFAAAGLEHDAPRPLPERLRPHKLSDVVGQDHILGPDGALTRMLETRTLGSLIFWGPPGTGKTTVARLLADATELHFEQISAVFSGVADLKKVFDAARARRETGQGTLLFVDEVHRFNRAQQDSFLPVMEDGTVVLVGATTENPSFELNAALLSRSRVLIFHSLDAAAIEELYSHAEEVEGRKLPLDEDARHVLIRMADGDGRASLTLAEEVWRSARKGEIFNAVQLQDVLQRRAPIYDKSADGHYNLISAMHKSVRGSDPDAALYYFARMLDAGEDPLFLARRIVRMAVEDIGLADPQALVIANAAKDAYDFLGSPEGELAIAQAVIYVATAPKSNAAYKAFGAAKRVAKEGGSLLPPKHILNAPTKLMQSEGYGSGYQYDHDAPDAFSGQDYFPEALGRQHFYDPPERGFEREIRKRLDYWAKLRKERGG; translated from the coding sequence ATGAGCCCGAAGCGCCCCCAGCAAGGCGGGCCGAGCCTCTTCGCCGCGGCGGGGCTGGAGCATGATGCGCCGCGGCCGCTGCCGGAGCGGCTGCGTCCACACAAGCTCTCGGATGTGGTCGGGCAGGATCATATCCTCGGCCCCGACGGCGCGCTGACCCGCATGCTGGAGACGCGCACGCTTGGCTCGCTGATCTTCTGGGGACCGCCCGGCACCGGCAAGACCACGGTGGCGCGGCTGCTCGCGGACGCCACCGAGCTGCATTTCGAGCAGATCTCGGCCGTGTTCTCCGGCGTCGCCGATTTGAAGAAGGTGTTTGATGCGGCGCGCGCCCGCCGCGAGACCGGGCAGGGCACGCTTCTCTTCGTCGACGAGGTGCATCGCTTCAACAGGGCGCAGCAGGACTCCTTTCTCCCCGTGATGGAGGACGGCACGGTCGTGCTGGTCGGCGCGACCACCGAGAACCCATCCTTCGAGCTCAATGCGGCTCTGCTGTCACGTTCGCGCGTGCTGATCTTCCATTCGCTCGACGCCGCCGCGATCGAAGAGCTCTACAGTCATGCCGAAGAGGTCGAGGGCCGCAAGCTGCCGCTCGACGAGGACGCGCGCCATGTGCTGATCCGCATGGCCGACGGTGACGGCCGGGCGTCGCTGACGCTCGCCGAGGAGGTGTGGCGCTCGGCGCGCAAGGGCGAGATCTTCAACGCCGTGCAGCTGCAGGACGTCCTGCAGCGTCGCGCCCCGATCTACGATAAATCCGCCGACGGCCACTACAACCTGATCTCGGCGATGCACAAATCGGTGCGCGGCTCGGATCCCGATGCCGCGCTGTACTACTTCGCCCGCATGCTCGACGCGGGCGAGGACCCGCTGTTCCTCGCCCGCCGCATCGTCCGCATGGCCGTCGAGGATATCGGCCTCGCCGATCCGCAGGCGCTGGTGATCGCCAACGCCGCCAAGGACGCCTACGACTTTCTCGGCTCGCCCGAAGGCGAGCTTGCGATTGCCCAGGCCGTGATCTACGTCGCCACCGCGCCGAAATCCAACGCCGCCTACAAAGCCTTCGGCGCCGCCAAGCGTGTCGCGAAGGAGGGCGGCTCCCTGCTGCCGCCGAAGCACATCCTCAACGCGCCGACCAAGCTGATGCAGAGCGAAGGCTATGGCTCGGGCTATCAGTACGACCACGACGCGCCGGATGCGTTTTCGGGGCAGGACTACTTCCCGGAAGCCCTGGGCCGCCAGCACTTCTACGACCCGCCCGAACGCGGCTTCGAACGCGAGATCCGCAAGCGGCTGGATTATTGGGCGAAGCTGCGGAAGGAGCGGGGTGGGTAG
- a CDS encoding DegQ family serine endoprotease, which translates to MTLIRSSMVLLLALLAATPLAAQERRVPQSQAELRLSYAPIVQRVQPAVVNVYAAKVVQNRNPFLDDPIFRRFFGLQGGPQEQMQRSLGSGVMIDSSGLVVTNVHVIEGADEVKVSLADKREYEAEIVLKDSRTDLAVLRLKGTKEQFPTLDLANSDDLQVGDVVLAIGNPFGVGQTVTHGIVSALARTQVGITDYQFFIQTDAAINPGNSGGALVDMTGKLAGINTAIYSKSGGSQGIGFAIPANMVRVVVASAKSGGKAVKRPWLGARLQAVTPDIAESLGLRSPTGALVASVTPNSPAARAGIKSSDLIVSIDGQTVDDPNAFDYRFATRPLGGSAQIEVQRGGKPVKVAVALETAPDTGRNEIVISGRSPFQGAKVANISPAVADELHLDADTEGVVVLEPGDGTTAANVGFQKGDVIMAVNNQKIAKTTDLDKASRESARLWRITVLRGGQQINVTLGG; encoded by the coding sequence ATGACGCTGATTCGCTCCTCCATGGTCCTGCTGCTTGCGCTGCTGGCCGCCACTCCGCTCGCGGCGCAGGAGCGGCGGGTGCCGCAATCCCAGGCCGAGCTGCGGCTGTCCTATGCGCCGATCGTGCAGCGCGTGCAGCCGGCGGTCGTCAACGTCTATGCCGCCAAGGTGGTGCAGAACCGCAATCCGTTCCTCGATGATCCGATCTTCCGCCGCTTCTTCGGTCTGCAGGGCGGTCCGCAGGAGCAAATGCAGCGCTCGCTCGGCTCGGGCGTGATGATCGATTCCTCCGGTCTGGTTGTCACCAATGTGCACGTCATCGAGGGCGCCGACGAGGTGAAGGTGTCGCTCGCCGACAAGCGCGAGTACGAGGCCGAGATCGTGCTCAAGGACAGCCGCACCGACCTTGCGGTGCTCAGGCTGAAGGGCACCAAGGAGCAGTTTCCGACCCTCGACCTCGCCAATTCCGACGATCTGCAAGTCGGCGACGTCGTGCTCGCGATCGGCAATCCGTTCGGCGTCGGCCAGACCGTGACCCACGGCATCGTTTCGGCGCTGGCGCGCACCCAGGTCGGCATCACCGACTATCAGTTCTTCATCCAGACCGATGCGGCCATCAATCCCGGCAACTCGGGCGGCGCGCTGGTCGACATGACCGGGAAGCTCGCCGGCATCAACACCGCGATCTATTCGAAGTCAGGCGGCTCACAGGGCATCGGCTTCGCGATCCCGGCGAACATGGTGCGCGTCGTGGTCGCCTCGGCCAAGAGCGGCGGCAAGGCGGTCAAGCGTCCCTGGCTGGGCGCGCGCTTGCAGGCGGTGACGCCTGACATCGCCGAGAGCCTCGGCCTGCGCTCGCCGACCGGCGCGCTGGTCGCGAGCGTCACGCCGAACAGCCCGGCGGCGCGTGCCGGCATCAAATCGTCCGACCTGATCGTGTCGATCGACGGGCAGACCGTCGATGATCCCAACGCCTTCGACTATCGCTTCGCGACCCGCCCGCTCGGTGGCAGCGCACAGATCGAGGTGCAGCGCGGCGGCAAGCCGGTGAAGGTCGCGGTCGCGCTGGAGACCGCGCCAGACACCGGGCGCAACGAGATCGTCATCAGCGGCCGCTCGCCGTTCCAGGGAGCCAAGGTCGCCAACATCTCGCCGGCGGTGGCCGACGAGCTGCATCTCGACGCCGACACCGAGGGCGTCGTCGTGCTCGAGCCCGGCGACGGCACAACGGCCGCCAATGTCGGCTTCCAGAAGGGCGACGTGATCATGGCCGTCAACAACCAGAAGATCGCCAAGACCACCGATCTCGACAAGGCCTCGCGCGAGTCCGCTCGCCTCTGGCGTATTACCGTGCTGCGCGGCGGCCAGCAGATCAACGTCACGCTCGGCGGATGA
- a CDS encoding helix-turn-helix domain-containing protein: MKRKNFTRRPGCAVEATLDLIDGKWKGVILYHLQGGTQRFGGLRRLMPGITQRMLTKQLRALEDDGLVVRKVYAEVPPRVDYTLSEVGESLRPVIEVLRTWGERHQERLSCAPVAETIKTPHQTA, encoded by the coding sequence ATGAAACGGAAGAATTTCACCCGCCGCCCGGGCTGCGCGGTCGAAGCCACGCTGGATCTGATCGACGGCAAGTGGAAAGGCGTCATCCTTTACCACCTGCAGGGCGGCACCCAGCGCTTCGGCGGGCTTCGGCGGCTGATGCCGGGCATCACCCAGCGCATGCTGACCAAGCAGCTGCGCGCGCTGGAGGATGACGGGCTGGTGGTTCGCAAGGTCTATGCCGAGGTGCCGCCGCGGGTCGATTACACGCTCTCCGAGGTCGGCGAGAGCCTGCGGCCGGTGATCGAGGTGCTGAGGACATGGGGCGAGCGGCACCAGGAACGGCTGTCCTGCGCTCCCGTTGCAGAGACCATCAAAACGCCGCATCAGACCGCCTGA
- a CDS encoding zinc-binding alcohol dehydrogenase family protein: MKAVGYQQSLPITDERALFDFETAKPEPKGRDLRVAVKAVSVNPVDTKVRKRAAPPAGESKILGYDAAGVVEAVGPEVTLFKAGDEVFYAGSILRQGTNAEFHLVDERIVGHKPKSLSFAEAAALPLTSITAWELLFDRLGAVPGKSLDDRTLLITGAAGGVGSILTQLARRLTGLTVLATATRPESRDWCLSLGAHAVIDHAKPMKEQIDALKLPPVALIASLTHTDQHYKAIADFMTPQGKFGLIDDPAEFSLAAFKGKAISIHWESMFTRSSFTTPDIIAQHNLLNDVSDLIDKGVIRTTLGDNYGTINAKNLKRAHALIESNTSRGKIVLEGWG; encoded by the coding sequence ATGAAGGCCGTCGGTTACCAGCAGTCGCTGCCCATCACGGACGAGCGCGCGCTGTTCGATTTCGAGACCGCCAAACCCGAACCGAAAGGGCGCGATCTCCGCGTCGCGGTGAAGGCGGTCTCGGTCAATCCGGTCGACACCAAGGTGCGCAAGCGCGCCGCCCCACCGGCCGGCGAGAGCAAGATCCTCGGCTACGACGCCGCCGGCGTGGTCGAGGCGGTCGGCCCCGAGGTGACACTGTTCAAGGCCGGTGATGAAGTGTTCTACGCCGGCTCGATTCTGCGCCAGGGCACCAACGCCGAATTCCATCTCGTCGACGAGCGCATCGTCGGCCACAAGCCGAAGAGCCTTTCGTTCGCCGAGGCTGCCGCTTTGCCCCTGACCTCGATCACCGCCTGGGAATTGCTGTTCGACCGGCTCGGCGCCGTCCCCGGCAAGAGCCTCGACGACCGCACCTTGCTGATCACGGGTGCGGCCGGCGGCGTCGGCTCGATCCTGACCCAGCTGGCGCGCCGCCTCACCGGCCTGACCGTGCTCGCGACCGCGACGCGGCCGGAATCGCGCGACTGGTGCCTCTCGCTCGGCGCCCATGCCGTGATCGACCACGCCAAGCCGATGAAGGAGCAGATCGACGCGCTCAAGCTGCCTCCCGTCGCGCTGATTGCAAGCCTCACTCACACCGACCAGCACTACAAGGCGATCGCCGACTTCATGACACCGCAGGGCAAGTTCGGCCTGATCGACGATCCCGCCGAGTTCTCGCTCGCCGCCTTCAAGGGCAAGGCGATCTCGATCCATTGGGAATCGATGTTCACGCGCTCCTCGTTCACGACGCCCGACATCATCGCCCAGCACAATCTGCTCAACGACGTCTCCGATCTGATCGACAAGGGCGTGATCCGCACCACCCTCGGCGACAACTACGGCACCATCAATGCCAAGAACCTCAAGCGCGCGCATGCCCTGATCGAGAGCAACACATCTCGCGGCAAGATCGTGCTGGAGGGATGGGGCTGA